CCGATACCAAACCGATATCACACAATCCATTACCATCGCAAACATTGTAGGCAAAAGCATCACAGCCTACAAAATCCGTATTGGGCGTATAAGTCAATGTTCCATTTTCTTCAATGGTGACTGTTCCGTTGCTCGGATCTTGGATGATGTCGGTAATTGTCAAAGGATCGTTGTTGGGGTCGGTATCATTGCTAACTGCATCTATGTTGATAGGCGTATTCAAGTCCGTTGTCGCCACATCGTTGTTGGCATTGGGCGGCAAATTGGGTGTACTGTTTCCTTGTACCACAATGGTTACGAGCGTGATATCACACACACCTACATTGTTGCAGATTTGATAGGTGAAATAATCTGTACCGACAAAATTGGGGTTCGGCATATATGTCACCGTACCATTTGCAGGATTGATATTGACAATCATACCCGAAGTAGGAGAAGTAACCAATTGGGTAATTTCGATATTGCTGCCCAAATCATTTGCCAAAACAGGAATAACCACATTTTCATTGACCATCGTATAAGCCAAATCGGGCTCAGCATCTACTATATCATTTGGGTTGATATCACCATTGACGGTAACAGTCACCGTAGCCTCATCACATTGACCATCAGGATCACAGATTTGATAAGTAAAAGTATCTGTACCCGTAAATCCTGCATTGGGAGTATAAGTAAAAGCATTGCTACCCGCCATTAAGATTGTGCCATTGGAGGGATTTCCTGTCAATGTCAGGGTCAATTCTGTCAAGTCATTGTCCGCATCGCTGTCGTTGTCCAACACAAAAACCAATACCGTTTCACCTTCATTGGTCGTTACATTGTCATCTACTGCAACGGGCGGGAAAAGCGTTGTACCATCGGTCACTGCAATTATTACAGTAGCTTCGTCACACTGTCCATCAGGATCACAGATTTGATAGGTAAATGTATCCGTTCCCGTAAACCCTTCATTTGGAGTATAGGTAAACGCATTTTGATCTGTCATCGTCACCGTACCATTAGAAGGTTGGTTCGTCAAGGTCAAGGTTAATTCTACAATATCGTTGTCTGCATCACTGTCGTTATCCAACACAGAAACCAACACTGATTCACCAATATTGGTCGTCACATTGTCATCTACTGCAATGGGCGGAAAAGTCTCATTGCCGTTGGGTGTGACGGTAATGACCACCTTTGCGGTATCGCAAAGCGGGCCATCGTCACATTGATTACAAGCGATGTAGGTAATCGTTTCTGTGCCTTCAAAGCCTGAGTTGGAGTTGTAGTTTAGTGTTCCATTCTGGTTGATTGTTGCAGTACCATTTGCAGCTTGTGTAATGATGGCTGGGTTCAGTTCACTTCCACAAGGATCGTAATCATTGTCTAAAATATCAATGTTCACCATTTCTCCACTCAACACTTGACCTGCATCGTCTTCTGCAATAGGCTGCACACAGCCAATGTTTGCTTTGACGTAAATCGTGTCACAAACTCCTTCTGAATTGCAACCAATGATTTCGAGGTTATCTGACCCAAAAAAGCCAGGAAGTGGGATGTAGGTAAAACAGGAGTCGCTGAGAATGTCTATGCTACACTGAAAAATAGGCTTAACTGATACAATACCTGCTCCTTCTAAGTCGCAAAACGTCACACAGATTTCGATTTTCTGCAAAGGCTTCACACAATATTCGTCTTGAAAACTGCAATCAACTATTTCGTCAACGGTGACAAATACAGTAGCCGTTGCACACAAACCCGTAGGGTCGCATACTTCATAGACAATGGTTTGGTTTGTGCCGCAGTTGTTTCCTGCTGTATAAACGATGTTGTTGTTATTGATAGTAGCTGTTCCGCAGTTGGGAGGGGTAATAATGTTGGTAACAGTCAAAGTTTGGCCATCAGGTTCGTTATCATTGTTCAGTACATTGACCGTCACTGTTTCACCTGCTGTAACTGTCGCAAAATCGTCCATTGCAGTAGGTGGTTTTGTGCCGCAATCGGGTTCAACTTTAATATTCACAAAAGTGGTATCACACAATCCTACACCATTGCAAGCAATAAAAGTAGCTACTGTAGAATAAGTAGAAGTGGCATCAGGTGTATAAACGAAACAGTTAGAATTGTTGTCATTCAAAATACCCATTGGTACACTTGCATCAATACTTACGACTTCTGCCAAAGGAATCTCACAATATTCAGGGCATAACTCTACGGTATCGGACATCGGCAAACAAACCGAAAAATCTTCATTGCAGGAAGTAGCGGCGGTTACGTTGATGACAACCGTTGCCGTTGCACATTTTGGGCAGTCGTTGCAGACCGTATATTCCAATACATCTTGTCCAGTGAATCCTTCATTAGGCACATAACTTACCTGCCCCAACACCACAGTCGATGTGCCATTGCTGGGCGGACTGCTGATTTCAGTTACCAACAAATCATCATTGCAGGGGTCACTATCATTGGCAGTCACTCCAATAATTACACCTTCCAAAGCCGTATTGGTTGGGGTCGTCACACCATTGACGGTGATGGAAGTAGAAGTGATTTGTACGTTGTCATTTTCAGGAATAGGTGCTTCGCAGCCAATCGTCACATACACCTCTGAAATACTGCAAAGAGAAGGCATACTGTCATCGCATTGCTCCACATATACCGTATCTGTACCTGTCAAACCTGGCAATGGAATGTATTGAAAACAAGAATCACTCAAAAAAGTCAAACTGCAATGGAACAAGGTATGCGTTCCTTCCTCGCTAATCACTACATTATCGCCATCGGGATCTACACCGTCTAAGCAAATAATGACAGGTGTAATGGGCTGTGTACAAGTAGAAATTTCTTCAATAAGTGGGGGAGATTGCGCTGATAGATTGTTGGTCCATGCACTTGCCAAAACAAATAGGCTCACATATAAAAATAGAGAATAAACGACTCTAAAACTTTCGATTATATACCTTAGTGGGTATTTTGTTTTCATGTTTGGTGGAATTTTTGAGGGTCGCTACAAAGCGGCAAATTCATTGGAATTAGGTTATTAATAAGGTATTGGTCTGCTGGTGAAGTGGTTCGTGGGGAATCGCTGTGCCAATTATATTCTGTGGATAAAACTTGCATAGTCTTTCAATCTGTGATTATCCAAAAATCTTGCCACAAAAAATATACCCATGGCATGTTGGAAAGAATTCAAAATGATCCAAAAGCTATATTTACCAATTATTTTTTAATTACATTAATTTTATTTTTTTCTCATTTACATATAAAACAGAGCAACTTAATGAAAATCTAATTGTAAATACAGCTTCTGAAAAACAATTTGTTTTTTTATTGAATATATCAATATATGGAGTAGTGTAAGGGGAAAGACAGTAGGTACGTAGCAGTATAAAATTACACTGTTGTGACAAATAAAAAATAATCATCTTCTAAAAATTTGAAGGCTTGCTTTCAAGACCGTTGACGAAATGATGTGGAACTTAATCACTTCAAGGCTGCAATCTGACAATTTTTTGGCATCTTTACCTTAAATATTGTTCAACGCAAACCAACAACAAAATGCAAAGAAAATTACCCTTCACCTGTTTTTTACTGTTCTGCTATGTGTGCCTCTCAGCAGCAGAACCCATTGAAGTAACCTCTTTGGATAGCAATACGGTCTTGAAGGTAGAAACGGAAGGCCAACTTTCATGGTCAGTTGTCCACAAAGACAAAACGGTTATTGAAGCTGCAAAAATATCTATGACCCTTCAAAAAAATCGGTCGTGGGGAATAAATCCTTCATTGAAGGGAAAAACGGTTTCTAAAAAGGAAGGGGTGATAAAGCCTGTTGTTCCGAATAAAGATGCGGTGATTGAAGAAGCGTATCAAGAGTTGCGGCTCCAATTTCAGGGAGATTATCAAATAGTATTTCGGGTGTACAACGAAGGTGTGGCCTATCACTTTGAAGGAGAAATGCGTGGAGAGATTGAAGTATATGACGAACAGTTGGAGATAATTTTTCCCAAAAATACGGTTTCCTTTTTCCCGAAGGAGGAAACCATGTATTCGCATTATGAGCGAACATATATTCACAGTCGTTTGGACACATTAAAAGACAGCGACTTTTGTTCGCTTCCCGTTTTGGTAAGTACTGAAAATAAGGCGAGAATATTGATTACTGAAGCGGCTTTGCACGATTATCCTGCATTGTTTTTGGAGGGAAAAGAGGGAAGTAATTCATTGAAGGCGATTTTTCCGAAATATGTTTTGGAAACCATTCCCAACGAAAAAAGTGACCCTGATAGAAATGTAATCATCACCAAAGAAGCCGATTATATCGCAAAAACAAGCGGCAAAAGAGCCTTTCCGTGGAGGGTGTTTGTGATCAGTGAGGATGACCGTACTTTGATTGAAAACAATTTGGTTTTTCAGTTATCAAGACCACTTGCATTGAAGGAAACAGACTGGATTCGCCCTGGTAAAGTAGCTTGGGATTGGTACAACGCCAACAACATTTATGGCGTAGATTTCAAGTCGGGCTTGAATACTGCGACCTACAAATACTATATTGATTTTGCATCGGAAAATGGCATCGAATATGTGATTTTGGATGAAGGATGGACGAAGTCAACGACCGAAATTTTGGGATTCAATCCAGATATGGATGTGGCGGAATTGATTCGATATGGAAAAGCTAAGAATGTAGGAATTATTTTGTGGGTCTTGTGGAAGCCTTTGAATGACAACATGGAGGAGATTCTAAAAACCTATAGTGATTGGGGAGCAGTGGGTGTGAAGGTAGATTTTATGCAGCGAGCGGATCAATATATGGTCAGTTCGTATGAGGAAATCGCTCGGATGACTGCAAAATACAAGCTACTTGTGGATTTTCATGGAGCGTTTAAACCTGCGGGTTTGCGGCGAGTATATCCAAATCTGCTGAGTTATGAAGGGGTGAAGGGTTCGGAATGGAACAAATGGAGTGCGGATATCACCCCTGAACACAATGTGACGATTCCGTTTATTCGGATGGCGGCGGGACCGATGGATTATACGCCCGGTGCAATGCGAAATGCTCAAGCAAAAAATTTCCACATCAGTTTTGAACGTCCTATGAGTCAAGGTACTCGCTGCCATCAAGTGGCTATGTATGTGGTTTTTGAAAGTCCGCTACAGATGATGTGTGAAGTGCCGTCTGCTTACCGAAAGGAGCAAGAAACGGTGGATTTCATCACACAAATCCCAACGACTTGGGACGAAACGAAGGTTTTGGAGGCTGAGGTAGGTGACTATGTGCTGTTGGCTCGACGAAAGGGAACGAATTGGTATGTGGCTGCAATGACAGATTGGACGGCTCGTGAATTGGAGATTGATTGGTCTTTTTTGCCTGCTGATACATATCAATTGGAGGTGATGCAAGATGGCATCAATGCAGAACGTTTTGCTGAGGATTATAAACGCACTTCTCTAACAATTGATAGACAAACAAATACTTCTTTGAAGGTTCAACTGGCATCTGGCGGAGGATGGGTTGGGATTTTGAAGGAGGTGAAGTAAGTAATGAATGATATGGAAAATAATACAACACACCTCAATATCGAAATCAAAGCTCGTTGTCACAACCCTAAAAAAGTCAAATCTATACTTCAACAATATCAAGCTGATTTCAAAGGCATTGACCACCAAATTGATACCTACTTCAATTGCACGAACGGACGGCTCAAATTGCGGGAAGGAAACATCGAACACAGTTTGATTCACTACAACCGCTTAGATGGTAAATTGCCGAAAGCTTCAATGGTGACCTTGGAGCAACTGACCAAAGACACCAATATCAAAGCTGTTTTAACCAATGCTTTGGGTATCAAAATCGTGGTCGACAAACACCGAGCAATTTACTTTATTGACAATGTGAAGTTTCATGTGGATGAAGTAGTGGGTTTGGGGAGTTTTGTGGAGATTGAAGCAATTGATGTGAACGGAACGATTGGTGAGACTCAATTGCAGCAACAATGTGCTTTTTACATGGAATTGTTTGGAATTGAAGAGGGGGATTTGGTAAGTGTGAGTTATAGTGATTTGATGTAAGGTAATTTGCAGCTAAAGAAATCATTCGGAGAACTAAAATTGCTTTTTGATTGTAGATTAGATAAAAAAAGGAACAATGAAATTAACAATTGAAATAGCTAATCCAGCAGAAGTAGAACAGTTGCTTCGGGTTTTCAAAACCTTAAATTTAGAAAGTATCCATGTTGTTGTAGATAGAAATGTTAATAGAAAAACAGATGCAATAACAGATTTATTGACTACAATTAATCGGCCACTAAAAAAATAGTTAGATATTGAGGATTTGAAAAAAGAGAAAAACTACAAAGGAGTCAATAGAGGACGTTTTAATAAACTGGTAAAAGACATCAATATTGTTGAGCCGATTGACGTATTACTATCACAATTAAGCCGATGAGATACGGTTTAGATATCAATATATTGCTTCATTATCTACGGGAAACTGACTTATCAGTTTGGGTTGACAATCAGTTCAATCCTTTGGATTCGACTATCAATGAGGCCATTTTATGTGTAGTAAGTATTGGAGAAATAAATCACTTGCAAAAATCAACTATTGGGGGCAAAGGTGACTTGATAAAATAGAATTGTTGTGTGAGGAATTGCTCATTACCGACATAAATTCCGAGGATTTAATTGAACGATATGCTGAAATAGATGCCTTTAGTCAAGGGAAATTAATAGACAGGCCTCTCGGATTATCTTCTCGAAATATGGGGAAAAATGATTTATGAATTGCAGCCACAACTTCTGTATTGAACGCTACTCTATTGACGACAGATGCTGATTTCAACCATCTTCAACGTGAATACATGAATGTGGAATGTATTAGAAGATAGTGATAGCAACAAAACGAAGTTCGGTTATTCGAACACGCCATAACTGACCTTGGAAATTTAATCAATCAATCAATCCTCCTCATAAATATCAAAAATCCGCTTCACCGACGACACAATTGCAGTAGCTATAACTGCGCCCAAAACCGCCATAAATATGTCCTTTTGGGCATCCCAAATATCTCCTTGCGTACCCAAATAAGCAGCACCTTGTTCCTTAAAGAAGATGTCTGCTACTGCCCATTCAATCAATTCATAAGCAGCACTCATAGAGAGAGTTAATTCAATCGGCAAAGCCCACGACACCCATTTCGGGAATTGTATCCACTTCAAAAACAGTTCTCGCAAAGGGTAAGCCAACATTAAACCGAAACTAAAATGCACAATGCGGTCGTAGTTATTGCGCTCTGTACCAGTGACTTCTTGCAGCCAATAACCAAATGGATTTTCAGCGTAGGTGTACATCGCTCCATAAACATGCAAACTGAGATAAACGAACATCAAGGTATAACTCAAATCGCTGAACTGATAACGGCGATAGGCATAAATCAACACACCTAAAAAGTTGAAAGTCAATCCATTTTCTAAAAGCCAATTGTTGAAGTTAGGTGTACTTATAAAGGTATAAATCCAAAACCCCAAGAAAAGTAGTGCATACAACTTCAACCAATTATTCTTCAAAAAAGGGGTTCTGTGTTTGGAAATGGCAACAGTAAAATCCATATTGGTGCGTTTTAGGTTTGAAGTGAGGAAGCTTTTTGAAGGGAGAGTACTTTCAAATATAAAGATTAAAACACTATTGAAGTCAATAAATCGTAGCAAGTTCAAATAATTTTCTATTTTTGAAAGGCCTAAAAATCAAGAAAATCATGTGTGAACTCGTTTTACCCCATCTCAAATACCGCAAATCTTACCTCAAAGCCCTTGCAGAATTCCACAAAGAAAGGCTAAATCTCGATATAGATTACCAAGCAACAGTGAAGAATTTCAACGGTTTAATCACTTATTATGAAAACTTTGCGAAGGGAATCAACCTACCTTTTGGTTATGTTGCCACTACTCAATATTGGCTCATCGACAAAAAAGAATATATCGGAAGGATAGACATTCGCTCACAACTCAATGTCTATTTGGAGCGAATTGGCGGACACATCAGCTACCAAATTCGTCCCACAAAACGGAAAATGGGTTACGGCAAAAAACAACTGGGTTTGGCCCTCGTCAAAGCCAAAGAAATGGGCTTGCATCAACTGCTTATCACCTGCAAAGCAGATAATTTGGGTTCTCAAAAAATCATTGAACATTGGGGCGGAAACCTCATAGATGCCATAGAAAGACCTGATACAATTGTAAAGGAAAATAGATATTGGCTGAATGTGGAAGAAAGTCTAAAAAAGAAAACCTCCTAACCAATAATTTCATTGGTTAGGAGGTTTTTTTAATATAGAACTCAAAAACAAATATTTATATTATTCATTCCCCATAATCACCCCTGGGTCTGGCTTCTTGCCATAATTAGGAGGGAGTGGATCTCCTTCATGTTCAGGTGCTGCTACGGGTTCTGTTCCAATCAACCAATCCCACCAACTCCGAAAGTACCCTCTACTTGCTTTAGCATTATCGTTGCCATTGTCACGGTAGCTATTGTCGTAATAAGAGGTAGATTTCACATCTGCAAGGGTTTCTATACCTCCCTTTTCATTTTTGCCCATGACCGTAATCATGCCTGTTTTGGGGTCTATTTGTACTTCGGTCACAGTGAATCCGTTCATTCGTGACTGAGCTGCATCTACTAAGCCTTTTTCCAGTGTTTCCAAGGCAGTTTTGCTTTTGCTAAAATCCGACAACATTTCTTGAGCATGCGACTCATTTTGGGCGTAACTCCCATTGAAGGCAAACGACACAATCAAAAGGTTGAGGAACAATAATTTTAATGGTTTCATCTAAGATAAAATGTTTAATAGTTTAAAATAAAGTGAGGATTGTACTCCAAAGATAAATCACATAAACCTTGCACTGCAAACAAAAAAAATGAAAATTGTAGCAATTCAACACATATTTTAATACACCAACAAACGTTCTACCAAGCTCACTCCATTCACTTCCATCCTCACCAAATACAAGCCACTTTGCCAACTATGAATATCCAAATATTGCTCATAAGCTCCTGCCTCATACGGACTATTTGCTTGATACATCAATTGCCCAACGCTGCTAAAAATACGCACAGATACCATGGAAGCACGATTTAGCTCAAACTTCAATTGGGGCTTTTGGTCACGCATAACAGGATTAGGAAACAACTGAAAATCGCCCAATGACAAATCTGCCAATACATTGGTAGAAGCACGTTTATCGCTATTGATAGGAGGCGGAATTTCAAAAGGATAAAATTCTAAAAAGCAGTCGGAAGCATCTGTTATCACCACATTCAGTTTCCACGGATCGGGAATCAAAGAAGCATCAGGCAGTCCAGCTTGACAAGGTTGATCGGTGATACCGATGGGCCACATGTAGGTATAAGGAGGCGTTCCCCCTGTCACTTCCGCACAAACTGTTCCCTCTGCATCAATACTGATTACGGCATGAAGTGGTTCAGGGTTAGAAATGGTGAAATTTTGTTCGATGTGTATCAAGTTGCCATCCGTGATTTCAACGCTGTAAAGTGCAGGTTTCAAACCTTCAATAGAAGCAGTCGTTTCGCCAATGTTCCAGTCAAATTGCAAATCAAGTGAATTATCATTGAAGGAATAAGTTATCGAACCATCTTTCGTTCCGTAGCAGGACAAGTTTCGTTTGATTACTTCAAAATCAACTATTTGAATACGATTGGTTTGCTCACATCCATTGGCATCCGTCACCGTCAATACATAAACACCTGCTTCCAGACCTTCAATGATGTCCGTTGTCATGCCATTCGACCATTGCATTTCATAAGGTGCAACACCGCCCGATACTCTTGCAACGGCTTCACCATTTGCAGTTTGTGTGAGACGAATCGCAATGGGATTGGGCTGAGGCACATCAAATTGCAGGGTATTTTTTTTGTCTTTTGCATCCTTTACCACCACGCTATATGTACCGCTCGTAATGTCTTCGATAAAAGATTCGGTGCTACCTGTATTCCACAAATAGATAAAAGGCTCAGTTCCGCCTGCCACTTCAATCTGCAATTTGCCCCCCGATTCACCATGACATTGCGGCACATCCATCGTGAAACTTTCGGCGTAAATCGTTCTTGCCCGAATCGTTGAAAACTGCCCTTTTGAAGCTTTCGTACAAGCGATATTGTCCGCCAACGGTTGCACACTCCAATTGTAGGTGATGTAAGGATCCAATTCCAACATTGCACTTGTTTCAGTGGTGTAAAAAGACGCATCGGCAGGAGCAATGTTTACAATCAAATTTTCATTGCGAACTTCGACGTAGTATTCGCTCGCCCCTTCAACTGCCGACCAGCTCAACAATACATGTTCAAAAGGCACAGGTGTTGCAGGACTTACGGGATAGAGTAGCAAATTTTGATCCATTCGCACGATTTCTGGAGGTGAATTTTGCAGCAAATAAGACCGATTTTGAAAGATGTTTCCAACCATTGCTTCTGCTTGTTCGGCACTGAACCGAGTCGAACAATGGTCGTAACTGTATGACATAAAGAGGGTTTCGTCAGGATCCATCAATTCACCATTTGGGTCATATTTTGGCTTGCCGCTGTAGGGGCAGTTCCAGCGATTCGAGGCATAGTCGGCTCTTGTATCACAGAAATAATCTCCTGTTGTAGCGCAGTTAGAGCCATCTACCAATTCTTGTTGGTGAGGAGGAGGCGTTTTGCCATTTTCCCAACCGAGGAAAGGATGTGGCAGCGAAAAATAGTGTCCTACTTCATGCGCCAAAGTATTATCGCCCGATTCAATGCAGCTTTTGATGACCACAATACCATCATATCCAGGGGCATAATACCCACACAACCCAGCTGCTTTGCCAACGATATAGACATTGATGACATCGGGGAAATTGTGAATACTCATCATTTCTAAACCCTGCGATACTTCAAACTGCGAATAATAGCCAGGCTTGACAATGTAATGAAAATCACTTGCGCTG
The Chitinophagales bacterium genome window above contains:
- a CDS encoding Ig-like domain-containing protein; this translates as MKTKYPLRYIIESFRVVYSLFLYVSLFVLASAWTNNLSAQSPPLIEEISTCTQPITPVIICLDGVDPDGDNVVISEEGTHTLFHCSLTFLSDSCFQYIPLPGLTGTDTVYVEQCDDSMPSLCSISEVYVTIGCEAPIPENDNVQITSTSITVNGVTTPTNTALEGVIIGVTANDSDPCNDDLLVTEISSPPSNGTSTVVLGQVSYVPNEGFTGQDVLEYTVCNDCPKCATATVVINVTAATSCNEDFSVCLPMSDTVELCPEYCEIPLAEVVSIDASVPMGILNDNNSNCFVYTPDATSTYSTVATFIACNGVGLCDTTFVNIKVEPDCGTKPPTAMDDFATVTAGETVTVNVLNNDNEPDGQTLTVTNIITPPNCGTATINNNNIVYTAGNNCGTNQTIVYEVCDPTGLCATATVFVTVDEIVDCSFQDEYCVKPLQKIEICVTFCDLEGAGIVSVKPIFQCSIDILSDSCFTYIPLPGFFGSDNLEIIGCNSEGVCDTIYVKANIGCVQPIAEDDAGQVLSGEMVNIDILDNDYDPCGSELNPAIITQAANGTATINQNGTLNYNSNSGFEGTETITYIACNQCDDGPLCDTAKVVITVTPNGNETFPPIAVDDNVTTNIGESVLVSVLDNDSDADNDIVELTLTLTNQPSNGTVTMTDQNAFTYTPNEGFTGTDTFTYQICDPDGQCDEATVIIAVTDGTTLFPPVAVDDNVTTNEGETVLVFVLDNDSDADNDLTELTLTLTGNPSNGTILMAGSNAFTYTPNAGFTGTDTFTYQICDPDGQCDEATVTVTVNGDINPNDIVDAEPDLAYTMVNENVVIPVLANDLGSNIEITQLVTSPTSGMIVNINPANGTVTYMPNPNFVGTDYFTYQICNNVGVCDITLVTIVVQGNSTPNLPPNANNDVATTDLNTPINIDAVSNDTDPNNDPLTITDIIQDPSNGTVTIEENGTLTYTPNTDFVGCDAFAYNVCDGNGLCDIGLVSVTVGTEACVHSPIAADDEAVTFESTPIEISVLGNDTDPENEDADPNNNQILTASLLSNPANGIIVPIGSTGFTYIPDNGFVGLDYFMYAVCDDGIPMLCDTAYVTITVLPSGLNAEPDIVYTALNTPINISVLDNDSGTEIHVTDIVTNPSNGTITVTPGTDIITYTPANGFVGTDYFEYQICDDKGDCDVTIVTIIVLEDGITNLPPNAVNDIANTTLNTPIVIDVLENDNDPFGGNTISLVSTHSFTGGMLEANFLNGTVIYTPFETNEAYIDSFIYVICDNGVPVLCDTGLVIVTVSDISVIPINQTPIAVDDEATTDLGKPIEIPVLNNDFDPDGENGDLVIVLITEPIGGTADDSNNDGIVTYRPDPGFTETDFFTYIICDQGTPPLCDTAYVTITVTGDVAEIDTITQEETPVEICLEDYIDAFEIGTVLIVSQPDNGTAGMSENANCVVYDPDVDFTGNDSFTVDVCDPNSTCIPVNINIAVTPVPDPPIAVNDTVSTLINTPIVIEVLENDSDPDGDVITGVVIIDGPFVNGATATVDFGLLNVNYTPSTDFVGTDSFQYLITDPTGRTDTAWVFITIDSTSTNPPIEGEVVAMDDATTTTESVDVVIPVLENDFLPADSLVTSIDIRIVQPALSGTALEGDTSVLYMPDLDFVGIDSFRYELCVTFINDSVACDTALVVVNVESNNCLPKFANAFSPNNDGINDLFLIEGSEACFNEEFPSSLMIFNRWGDVVYQVDNYDNTAAWDGTWQESSKDVPDGTYFYVFSYQLFETETVVPRNKTGFVEVCR
- a CDS encoding class IV adenylate cyclase, which codes for MENNTTHLNIEIKARCHNPKKVKSILQQYQADFKGIDHQIDTYFNCTNGRLKLREGNIEHSLIHYNRLDGKLPKASMVTLEQLTKDTNIKAVLTNALGIKIVVDKHRAIYFIDNVKFHVDEVVGLGSFVEIEAIDVNGTIGETQLQQQCAFYMELFGIEEGDLVSVSYSDLM
- a CDS encoding glycoside hydrolase family 97 protein; its protein translation is MQRKLPFTCFLLFCYVCLSAAEPIEVTSLDSNTVLKVETEGQLSWSVVHKDKTVIEAAKISMTLQKNRSWGINPSLKGKTVSKKEGVIKPVVPNKDAVIEEAYQELRLQFQGDYQIVFRVYNEGVAYHFEGEMRGEIEVYDEQLEIIFPKNTVSFFPKEETMYSHYERTYIHSRLDTLKDSDFCSLPVLVSTENKARILITEAALHDYPALFLEGKEGSNSLKAIFPKYVLETIPNEKSDPDRNVIITKEADYIAKTSGKRAFPWRVFVISEDDRTLIENNLVFQLSRPLALKETDWIRPGKVAWDWYNANNIYGVDFKSGLNTATYKYYIDFASENGIEYVILDEGWTKSTTEILGFNPDMDVAELIRYGKAKNVGIILWVLWKPLNDNMEEILKTYSDWGAVGVKVDFMQRADQYMVSSYEEIARMTAKYKLLVDFHGAFKPAGLRRVYPNLLSYEGVKGSEWNKWSADITPEHNVTIPFIRMAAGPMDYTPGAMRNAQAKNFHISFERPMSQGTRCHQVAMYVVFESPLQMMCEVPSAYRKEQETVDFITQIPTTWDETKVLEAEVGDYVLLARRKGTNWYVAAMTDWTARELEIDWSFLPADTYQLEVMQDGINAERFAEDYKRTSLTIDRQTNTSLKVQLASGGGWVGILKEVK
- a CDS encoding DUF2238 domain-containing protein, which produces MDFTVAISKHRTPFLKNNWLKLYALLFLGFWIYTFISTPNFNNWLLENGLTFNFLGVLIYAYRRYQFSDLSYTLMFVYLSLHVYGAMYTYAENPFGYWLQEVTGTERNNYDRIVHFSFGLMLAYPLRELFLKWIQFPKWVSWALPIELTLSMSAAYELIEWAVADIFFKEQGAAYLGTQGDIWDAQKDIFMAVLGAVIATAIVSSVKRIFDIYEED
- a CDS encoding GNAT family N-acetyltransferase codes for the protein MCELVLPHLKYRKSYLKALAEFHKERLNLDIDYQATVKNFNGLITYYENFAKGINLPFGYVATTQYWLIDKKEYIGRIDIRSQLNVYLERIGGHISYQIRPTKRKMGYGKKQLGLALVKAKEMGLHQLLITCKADNLGSQKIIEHWGGNLIDAIERPDTIVKENRYWLNVEESLKKKTS